A stretch of DNA from Triticum dicoccoides isolate Atlit2015 ecotype Zavitan unplaced genomic scaffold, WEW_v2.0 scaffold186582, whole genome shotgun sequence:
AATCTGTTGATCGGTTGCACTTGACTTTGTCTATTACTCACGAGTTCTGCGCCTATATAAACACATGCATCCCCTGCATGTTCAAACCATCGTCACTCACGCCACAAACAGAAATAGGAAGACGAGAGAACAGAAGAGCCAAAGACACTAAAACGAAATGGCATCCTCCTCTTCTTTTCTCCTCCTTGCTGCACTTCTTGCGTTAGTCTCATGGCAGGCCACTGCTTCTGATCCTAGCCCACTCCAGGACTTTTGTGTCGCCGACATGAATTCACCAGGTACTATCCGTTTTGTCATCATGTTTTCACCAAATACATATGTTGAAATCTATTTCTGGTAATTATATGCGAGTCGAAACAATGTAAAATCTGAGCTTACATGTACATCTCTTTTGCCCCCAGTCCGTGTCAATGGGTTTGTTTGCAAGAACCCGATGGAGGTCAATGCAGATGACTTCTTCAAGGCGGCCAACCTCGACAAGCCTAGGGTGCCAAACAAGGTTGGATCCAACGTCACTTTGATCAACGTCATGCAGATTGCTGGACTGAACACCCTCGGCATATCAATTGCGCGCATCGACTATGCTCCCTTGGGCCAAAACCCACCACATACGCACCCTCGCGCCACTGAGATCCTCACGGTGCTCGAGGGAACACTGTACGTTGGCTTTGTGACATCCAACCAGCCCGCCCCCAACAAAAACAAGTTCTTCTCCAAGGTGCTCAACAAAGGTGATGTGTTTGTCTTCCCCGTGGGGCTCATCCACTTCCAATTCAACCCCAACCCCCACCTGCCTGCTGTTGCAATTGCCGCGCTAAGCAGCCAGAACCCAGGGGCTATCACAATTGCCAATGCAGTATTTGGGTCAGACCCACCAATATCAGATGATGTTCTTGCCAAGGCATTTCAGGTGGAAAAGAACACAATAGACTATCTCCAGGCTCAGTTCTGGGAGAACAACCACTACTAAGACAGACATTTGTTAATTACCCCAAAGACCAGTGCACAAGTGAAGGACATGGTTGAGTTCCTAGATATGCATCCTAATCTATAAAATAAATGGAGCATATGTCATTCCATTGTGTGTCTGTAATCAGTGAATGTTTTTCTACCTTCTGAATAATTGACAATATTATATTTGTCACACTAATATGATCTCATTTGCTTCTTTTGGAATCTGACGTGTCTTATTTATCATAACAAATTAAAATTCTAGGTTCATTTCCCCTTGTTATGAAATAATAGATTATTATATGACAATTAATTATATGTTTAATGCTGGGGTGAACACCTAGGATTTTCTTGCAATACATGTGAAGTATGCCATGGTTGG
This window harbors:
- the LOC119344796 gene encoding germin-like protein 8-11; the protein is MASSSSFLLLAALLALVSWQATASDPSPLQDFCVADMNSPVRVNGFVCKNPMEVNADDFFKAANLDKPRVPNKVGSNVTLINVMQIAGLNTLGISIARIDYAPLGQNPPHTHPRATEILTVLEGTLYVGFVTSNQPAPNKNKFFSKVLNKGDVFVFPVGLIHFQFNPNPHLPAVAIAALSSQNPGAITIANAVFGSDPPISDDVLAKAFQVEKNTIDYLQAQFWENNHY